A window of Cytobacillus sp. FSL H8-0458 genomic DNA:
ATCATATTTTGTCGATTTCGTATAAAATAATTACGTTTGATTGAAGTTTTCCTAACATATTGGGGGTAAAAAAATGGTTTTTAAGAAAAAGGACAAGTTTAACACGCTGTTAAGCAATATTTCCATGAATTTAAAGGATAGTGCGATTTACTTTGCAGACTATAAGATTAACAATGTCAGTGATTTAAAAACCTTTTCAAAAACAATGAAGGATTATGAAACAAAGGGTGATTCCTATGTTCATGAAGTCATCAAGGAATTAAATAACGCTTTTATTACACCGATCGAAAGAGAAGATATTCTTCACCTTGCCATGAGCATGGATGATGTTCTGGATGGATTTGAGGAATGTGCTGATTTATTTGAAATGTATTCCATGACACAGGCAGATGAATTTATGCTGAAGTTCGTGGATGCGATTAAGAACTGTGCAATTGAAATTGAAAAATCTGTTGAACTTCTTTCAACTAAGAAATTACTGCAAATAAGAGATCATGCGATCAAAATCAAAGATTACGAATCCAAGTGTGATGGAGTCCGCCGTCAGTCAATCAAGCATCTTTTTGCTACTGAAAAAGATCCTATCCGCATTATTCAGTATAAAGAAATTTATGAAACTCTGGAAGATATTGCTGACAGCTGCCAGAATGTCGCCAATACGCTTGAAACCATCATCATGAAAAATGCTTAAGGGGCGATCACAATGGATGCAGTATTTATTATTACAATCTTAATTGTCATTGGAGCCCTTGCATTTGATTTTATCAATGGATTTCATGATACGGCAAACGCAATAGCTACCTCTGTCTCCACTAAGGCTCTTAAACCAAGGCATGCCATCATATTGGCTGCCGTCATGAACTTTGTTGGTGCCATGACATTTACTGGGGTTGCCAAAACCATAACAAAGGATATAGTGGACCCGTTCACTTTGCAGAATGGTTCTCTTGTCATTCTGGCTGCTTTAGTTGCTGCGATATTCTGGAATCTGCTGACGTGGTATTATGGCATTCCAAGCAGCTCTTCCCATGCAATCATCGGGTCGATTGCAGGTGCTGCGATTGCCGCAGCAGGATTTTCAGCTTTAAATTATCAGGGATTTTTAAAAATCCTTCAAGCACTTATCTTTTCGCCTTTAATTGCATTTGCAGCCGGTTTTATTGTTTACAGCATCTTTAAGATTGTTTTCAAAAACAACAACCTGACTAAAACAAACCGCAACTTCAGGCTGTTCCAGATTTTCACAGCAGCTCTGCAATCTTATACACATGGAACAAATGACGCACAAAAAGCTATGGGTATTATTACAATGGCACTTATAGCAAACAACTATGTCACTTCAACTGATATACCATTTTGGGTACAGTTTTCCTGTGCATTAGCAATGGGTCTCGGGACTTCCATCGGCGGCTGGAAAATCATCAAGACAGTCGGCGGAAAAATCATGAAGATCCGTCCGATTAATGGAGTGGCTGCTGACTTAACAGGTGCAATGATCATCTTCGGCGCTACATATATTCATTTGCCAGTCAGTACTACTCATGTTATCTCCTCTTCTATCCTGGGTGTAGGTTCTGCCCACAGACTTAAAGGAGTAAAATGGGGAACTGCACAGAGAATGCTTATTACATGGGTAATCACATTGCCGATATCAGCAACATTAGCGGGTATTGTTTACCTTATCCTGAATGCAATTTTTTAATAAAAAAGGAGCGGGCTTAGCCTGCTCCTTTTTTATCTGCCGCTTTGCCCCATTATCATCTCATCAATGGGTATTTCAGAAAATGCCTTGTACCGCATAACCTTCTCATGAAAGGAAAGAAAATGCGTCACATCATTAGGAACAGCCACACAGTGCATTCCTGCTTGAACAGCAGCAATTGACCCATTTAAGGAATCTTCGATGGCCAGACTTTCTTCAGGTTCAACGCCCATTTCTTCAAGTGCCTTTATGTAAAGAGCTGGATCAGGTTTTACCTTTTCAACATCCTCTTTTGTTTTGACCGTTTGAAATAAAGCCTCGATTCCAAAATGATTTAAATAATGATTAACCCACTCTCTGCCTGAGCTGGATGCGAC
This region includes:
- a CDS encoding DUF47 domain-containing protein, with protein sequence MVFKKKDKFNTLLSNISMNLKDSAIYFADYKINNVSDLKTFSKTMKDYETKGDSYVHEVIKELNNAFITPIEREDILHLAMSMDDVLDGFEECADLFEMYSMTQADEFMLKFVDAIKNCAIEIEKSVELLSTKKLLQIRDHAIKIKDYESKCDGVRRQSIKHLFATEKDPIRIIQYKEIYETLEDIADSCQNVANTLETIIMKNA
- a CDS encoding inorganic phosphate transporter, with amino-acid sequence MDAVFIITILIVIGALAFDFINGFHDTANAIATSVSTKALKPRHAIILAAVMNFVGAMTFTGVAKTITKDIVDPFTLQNGSLVILAALVAAIFWNLLTWYYGIPSSSSHAIIGSIAGAAIAAAGFSALNYQGFLKILQALIFSPLIAFAAGFIVYSIFKIVFKNNNLTKTNRNFRLFQIFTAALQSYTHGTNDAQKAMGIITMALIANNYVTSTDIPFWVQFSCALAMGLGTSIGGWKIIKTVGGKIMKIRPINGVAADLTGAMIIFGATYIHLPVSTTHVISSSILGVGSAHRLKGVKWGTAQRMLITWVITLPISATLAGIVYLILNAIF
- a CDS encoding HAD family hydrolase, with the translated sequence MIKAVIFDFDGTIVDTESLWYEVFKQILFEDYGFELGLEDFAKGIGTTDDILFDYIDDKLGFKVNRKSIQEKTERAFQSQRDILILREGIRELIDKCIEKGLKLGVASSSGREWVNHYLNHFGIEALFQTVKTKEDVEKVKPDPALYIKALEEMGVEPEESLAIEDSLNGSIAAVQAGMHCVAVPNDVTHFLSFHEKVMRYKAFSEIPIDEMIMGQSGR